The following are encoded together in the Lathyrus oleraceus cultivar Zhongwan6 chromosome 3, CAAS_Psat_ZW6_1.0, whole genome shotgun sequence genome:
- the LOC127132299 gene encoding benzyl alcohol O-benzoyltransferase, with protein MSSSPLLFIVRRFEPEVVLPATPTPREIKLLSDIDDQQGLRFNIPAIFIYSHESSMAGKDPVEVLRNSLSQTLVYYYPLAGRIKEGVGRKLMVDCTGEGVMFIGAEADVTLDQLGDSLHPPFPCFQELLYDVPGSELVIDSPIRLIQVTRFNCGGFIVAMNWIHTIGDGVGLKQFMNAWAEMARGAHQPSIQPVWHRELLMARDPPRITCNHREYEQILPPNTIKEEDITPIVHQSFFFKPLDIARIRLLVPFHLSQCTAFDLITACFWYCRTKALRLDPEEEVRMMVIVNARSRFIAKHSSFVGYYGNCFAFSAALTTAGKLCGNSLGYALELIRKSKDEVTEEYMQSVADFMVIKERCLFTTVNSCIISDLTRAKFREVNFGWGEGVYGGVAQGGAGPFPGATYIVPHKNAKGEECLMLPICLSSEVMKRFAKELDEILGSQNHPTMSVSNFVKSTL; from the exons ATGTCTTCATCACCATTATTATTCATTGTGCGGAGGTTCGAACCAGAGGTGGTGCTTCCGGCTACACCCACTCCTCGTGAAATTAAACTACTATCAGACATAGATGATCAACAAGGCTTACGTTTTAATATTCCTGCCATATTTATCTATAGCCACGAATCATCAATGGCTGGAAAAGATCCGGTTGAAGTTCTTAGAAATTCACTGTCACAAACACTTGTTTATTACTATCCACTTGCGGGAAGGATTAAAGAGGGTGTTGGACGCAAGTTGATGGTTGATTGTACTGGCGAAGGTGTCATGTTCATTGGAGCTGAAGCTGATGTAACACTAGATCAATTGGGTGACTCTCTCCACCCACCATTCCCTTGCTTCCAAGAACTTCTCTACGATGTTCCAGGCTCTGAACTAGTTATTGACAGTCCCATTCGACTCATACAG GTGACACGTTTCAATTGTGGTGGTTTTATAGTGGCAATGAATTGGATCCATACAATTGGCGATGGAGTTGGTCTGAAACAATTCATGAATGCATGGGCAGAAATGGCTCGAGGAGCACATCAACCTTCCATTCAACCTGTGTGGCATAGGGAGCTTCTCATGGCAAGAGACCCACCACGAATTACATGCAACCACCGGGAATACGAACAAATACTTCCACCGAATACCATCAAAGAAGAAGACATTACTCCCATAGTCCATCAATCTTTCTTCTTTAAACCTTTAGACATAGCTAGAATTCGTCTCCTGGTTCCATTTCACCTTAGTCAATGTACCGCATTCGATCTTATCACTGCATGTTTTTGGTACTGTCGCACAAAAGCCTTACGGTTAGATCCAGAAGAAGAAGTAAGAATGATGGTCATTGTCAATGCACGTTCGAGGTTTATTGCTAAACATTCTTCATTTGTTGGGTATTATGGTAATTGTTTTGCATTTTCTGCGGCCCTCACCACGGCAGGGAAACTTTGTGGAAACTCACTAGGTTATGCATTAGAGTTGATAAGAAAATCAAAAGATGAAGTTACAGAGGAATACATGCAGTCTGTAGCAGATTTTATGGTTATTAAAGAAAGGTGTTTATTTACAACTGTAAATTCTTGTATTATTTCAGATTTGACTCGAGCTAAATTTAGAGAAGTGAATTTTGGATGGGGTGAAGGGGTGTATGGTGGAGTTGCACAAGGTGGGGCCGGACCTTTTCCAGGCGCAACTTACATTGTTCCACATAAGAATGCAAAAGGAGAAGAATGTTTGATGTTACCAATTTGTTTGTCCTCTGAAGTTATGAAGAGGTTTGCAAAAGAGTTAGATGAGATACTTGGTAGTCAAAATCACCCTACCATGAGTGTTTCTAATTTTGTCAAATCTACCTTATAA